The following DNA comes from Schistocerca piceifrons isolate TAMUIC-IGC-003096 chromosome 3, iqSchPice1.1, whole genome shotgun sequence.
ttattatattcttcttgaagtctgagagtatttcgcctgtctcatacatcttgctcaccagatggtagagttttgtcaggactggctctcccaaggctgtcagtagttctaatggaatgttgtctactcccagggccttgtttcgactcaggtctttcagtggtctgtcaaactcttcacgcagtatcgtatctcccatttcatcttcatctacatcctcttccatttccataatattgtcatcaagtacatcgcccttgtatagaccctctatatactccttccacctttctgctttcccctctttgcttagaactgggtttccatctgaactcttgatattcaaacaagtggccctcttttctccaaaggtctctttaattttcctgtaggctgtatctatcttacccctagtgagataggcctctacatccttacatttgtcctctagccatccctgcttagccattttgcacttcctgtcgatatcatttttgagacgtttgtattcctttttacctgcttcatttgctgcatttttatattttctcctttcatcaattaaattcaatatttcttctgttacccaaggatttctactagccctcatgtttttacctacttgatcctctgctgccttcactacttcatccctcagagctacccattcttcttctactgtatttatttcccccattcctgtcaattgttcccttatgctctccctgaaactctgtacaacctctggttctgtcagtttatccagattccatctccttaaattcccacctttttgcaatttcttcgttttaatgtacagttcattaccaatagattgtggtcagaatccacatctgcccctggaaatgtcctacaatttaaaacctggttcctaaatctctgtctcaccattatataatctatctgataccttttagtatctccaggattcttccatgtatacaaccttctttcatgattcttgaaccaagtgttagctatgattaagttatgctctgtgcaaaattctaccagacggcttcctctttcatttctaagccccaatccatattcacctactatgtttccttctctcccttttcctactatcgaattccagtcacctatgactattaaattttcgtcccccttcactacttgaataatttcttttatagcatataaacttgtactactgtagtaggcgtgggcttcgtgtctatcttggccacaataatgcgttcactatgctgtttgtagtatcttacccgcactcctatttttctttcattattaaacctactcctgcattacccctatttgattttgtatttatagccctgtattcacctgaccgaaagtcttgttcctcctgccaccgaacttcactaattcccactatatctaactttaacttatacatttatctttttaaattttctaacccacctgcccgattaagggatctgacattccacgctccgatccgtagaatgccagttttctttctcctgataacgacgggcTACCACAGCCAAACCTCGACCTTCTTtcgaagaaaattccgcactggctgtatgaatgatttttattaaatctgcgaccggtttcgcaccacttatcggtgcatcctcaggcagtaTACGCTATGGGCAATGTTCAGAGTTGCTATGTTACAAATAGCGTATGGGCTATGTTAAATGTcactatgttataaatagcgtctattgcctgaggatgcaccgacaAGTGTCgtgaaaccggtcgcagatttaataaaaatcattcattcagccagtgcggaattttctttgaaaaaatgagaaaaacggGTTTTGAAAGGCGTTTTAAACGTCTGACACAAACAGGTGAACAAACAACATGTGGTCCTATAAAGATTCCGTTTTTATCAATGGAGGTACGGAACTCTGAAAAGCACTATTCATCGAAAAACAGAGGAAGAACTCTCGGCACAAATAGATTCCTCTTGGAGGAACTAATAACTGTTCCTCGGGAAACTAGCAAGCTCCTCTTCTATAATAGCACAGAGGTGGCCGCCTAAGAAACGTGCTGTTGCACTCTGATAGAACTGTAGGAGGGTCTTCCCGAGGTGAGGCACTACCGAGGCTTTGGTGGACTCACCTTTGAGCTCCTTGCCGTCGGCGGTGCAGCGTTCGTTGCCCTCGTCCAGCAGACAGTCGGCGTACTTGCTGAAGAGGCGCTCGTTGTGCAGGATCTCGTCCACGTCCACGTTGTCGTACTTAGTGGTGTACTTGTCGCCGTCCGGCGCCGCCGCGACGGCGGCCACCAGGAGCGCGAGAGCGGCTGCGATCTTCCACATGGcgtgctggagctggagctggagctggagctggctGGTCTCAGGTGCGAGTGTCGTCCTGGGCAGAGGCGCGCGCTTTTAAGGCCCGGCCGGGCGCGCTTGAGCAAGCGCAGCCTCCAGACGCGTCCGCGTTTCCAGGCGTTTCCGTAATCCCCGTCCATCATCACGCCACGCCAGGGAAGCCCGGCCTCGCACCGCAGCCTTCCCACTTAACGAACGGACGCCGCAGCCTCAAATCTCTGGCAGTTTTCCTGTCTCCTGCAGATAATTGGCCCTTCGGTTGTAAGCTTCTACCCTCCAAAGACTATTTCTCTCTGGGAGATGCGTAACACTAATGCTCAACGCCATATATGGAGTGAGCGTAGTctactgcgcatgttctcaacatcaagtGAATTTGTAACGACGCTGCTTGTCTACAATTTGCAGTAATAGCAAAATTTCGTTACTACATATATTCGCCTTATTTTATATGCGTTTATGCAtgtttgagttttagtaacagtTACGTCGCACTGTCGTTCCTTCGGACTTAAAGAGAAGTTGAAACGCCTCTGTCGAGTCTTTTCATACATGTCTGCCTCATATGATTCAGTTACGTCTCATTTGATCCACTGTGTAATTGCAATTTTGCTTATTAACTCACCCAGAAAGATTGAGCAGTGGAACTGATAGTAATTTACTATATATCCAACGTAAAAGGTAAGAAAATGGTGCCTTGGACCAATATTTCAATGTATTGTATTCTAATTTTATGTTCTACGTGAAATCATGAGCCATATTTATCATGCCCCTCCGTTATGTTACCTTATGTGTGGTTGAATGTGAGTGAATGGGTGTTTTACGTATCTTTTCGGGCTTATTTTGTGGTGGAAGCTAGTTGGTTGTCGTCTTCTGGGAGCAGAAGATGAGCGCTTGTCGTTTGGCAGGGTTCACAGGTTCACCCACTTAGAATTGCTTACCTGAGGTTCATCCGAGGTTCATCCCTTTTGTCCCGAGATTTGTGTGTTTGTCACGTTGGTGGCGGAGACGATCCCTCTGGTTGCTTCCGTCTCAGCCAGGGGGTTGCTAGGAGCTTTGTGCAGAGCAGGCACTCTTCTCCAGGCTGTTGG
Coding sequences within:
- the LOC124789609 gene encoding ejaculatory bulb-specific protein 3-like gives rise to the protein MWKIAAALALLVAAVAAAPDGDKYTTKYDNVDVDEILHNERLFSKYADCLLDEGNERCTADGKELKVLIPDALQNECAKCNEKQKEGVEKVIKFLVKEKKDIWERLRAKYDPDGSYYKNYEHYLKE